One genomic region from Rosa rugosa chromosome 1, drRosRugo1.1, whole genome shotgun sequence encodes:
- the LOC133734330 gene encoding jacalin-related lectin 3-like gives MNPEKSKKTVVSVGPFGSLTERGNPFDDGIHSAVKGLAIAYLEGEIISNIRFEYDDDGISVWSDKHGEGKTVMELFSGLMFRKESIIFNYPDEFLTAVHGRYTEDLFGSGAVTSLTFKTNRNTYGPFGWTSQNHKLVKHSSCFSIHVPGNKIVGFHGRSKSKWSGGIYSIGAYVKPYHQQIDYPQNQKHYTVKDIQVSRNTGNHNGDFHLGDTYNYYIEEARIGSKLSQSSKSCQNPEESKKTVVSVGPFGSSTLGGKPFNDGIHSAVKGLAIEYLEGNTIVNVRFEYDDGGISVWSDKHGEVKITLDLLSGLSEVLSGKNKVRREIDKVRRETIRFNYPDEFLTAVHGRYCDNLLGAVCVVNSLTFKTNRNTYGPFGWTSQNEKLINLFPCFSIHMPGSEIVGFHGRSGRSKWLGGIYSIGAYVKPYHQQIEYAPSKALILYPSEPPRIPEFLSQTKLNKDDRPQNHKHYAVSNIQVSRNEGDHNGAFHLGDIFANCYVNQTRVFNPDKVGLDKDLGYALR, from the exons ATG AATCCTGAGAAATCCAAGAAAACCGTTGTTTCGGTCGGACCGTTTGGATCATTGACAGAGCGAGGAAATCCCTTTGATGATGGAATACACTCAGCAGTGAAAGGTTTGGCGATAGCTTATTTGGAAGGGGAAATAATTAGCAACATCAGGTTTGAATATGACGACGACGGAATCTCAGTTTGGTCAGACAAGCATGGTGAAGGAAAGACCGTTATGGAACTCTTTTCAGGGCTCATGTTTAGAAAAGAAAGC ATTATATTCAATTATCCAGACGAATTTTTAACTGCAGTTCATGGACGGTATACTGAAGACTTGTTCGGGAGCGGTGCCGTCACCTCACTTACTTTTAAGACCAACAGAAATACTTACGGACCCTTTGGTTGGACGTCTCAAAATCACAAACTGGTGAAACACTCCAGCTGTTTCTCAATTCATGTGCCTGGAAATAAGATTGTTGGCTTTCATGGCAGATCAAAGAGTAAGTGGTCGGGTGGTATTTATTCAATAGGAGCCTACGTAAAGCCTTATCATCAACAAATTGATTACCCTCAAAACCAGAAACATTACACAGTTAAAGATATTCAAGTTAGCAGAAACACGGGAAACCACAACGGAGATTTCCATCTGGGCGACACGTATAACTATTACATCGAAGAAGCACGCATCGGGTCCAAATTATCTCAATCAAGCAAAAGCTGTCAA AATCCTGAAGAATCCAAGAAAACCGTCGTTTCAGTCGGACCGTTTGGATCATCGACGTTGGGAGGAAAACCCTTTAATGATGGAATACACTCAGCAGTGAAAGGTTTGGCGATAGAATATTTGGAAGGGAACACAATTGTTAACGTCCGGTTTGAATATGACGACGGCGGAATCTCAGTTTGGTCAGACAAGCATGGTGAAGTAAAGATCACTTTGGATCTCTTGTCAGGGCTCTCCGAAGTGCTCTCCGGCAAAAACAAAGTCAGAAGAGAAATAGACAAAGTCAGAAGAGAAACA ATTAGATTCAATTATCCAGACGAATTTTTAACTGCAGTTCATGGACGGTATTGTGACAACTTGTTGGGTGCCGTATGCGTCGTCAACTCACTTACTTTTAAGACCAATAGAAATACTTACGGACCCTTTGGTTGGACGTCTCAAAATGAAAAACTGATCAACTTATTCCCTTGTTTCTCAATTCATATGCCTGGAAGTGAGATTGTTGGCTTTCATGGCAGATCAGGCCGGAGTAAGTGGTTGGGTGGTATTTATTCAATAGGAGCCTATGTAAAGCCTTATCATCAACAAATTGAATATGCTCCGTCAAAAGCTCTG ATCCTTTATCCATCAGAACCTCCACGTATACCTGAATTTCTTTCTCAAACCAAGCTCAATAAAGATGACAGACCTCAAAACCATAAACATTATGCAGTTTCAAATATTCAAGTTAGCAGAAATGAGGGAGATCACAACGGAGCTTTCCATTTGGGCGACATATTTGCAAACTGTTATGTCAACCAAACAAGAGTCTTCAATCCAGATAAAGTAGGGCTAGATAAAGATCTCGGTTACGCCTTGAGATGA
- the LOC133734320 gene encoding putative UPF0481 protein At3g02645 has product MAGEFFTMENMLLHAIEGPDFPRSVAASDLLLLENQLPWGVVECLFELTKEPNQERSCNYLTELCGRVWRDPVETVVCGRPLGIVEEKSRSRHLLDTWRLFSSGPDHICEVYSWFSLPSSATELLQIGVKFRRRRSDENILIVTFVNGVMKISPIFGKPFHLLRNLVSMEECDSTGPHQYKITSYCRIMNDLIKSTKDVELLIEKGILPRVGINNEELAGFFNDICNNTVTTSSYSASFVEISRSVWLYYKRHWVWRWIAWIKHDYLHNPSSIWSVSNAVVLVIILTAIRTIYSVLSYYKST; this is encoded by the coding sequence ATGGCAGGAGAGTTTTTCACCATGGAAAATATGCTTCTGCATGCAATCGAAGGCCCAGACTTCCCTCGGTCAGTAGCTGCATCTGACTTGCTTCTACTAGAAAACCAGCTGCCTTGGGGAGTTGTTGAATGTTTATTCGAACTCACAAAGGAACCCAATCAAGAACGTTCTTGCAACTATCTGACAGAGCTTTGTGGTAGAGTGTGGAGGGATCCGGTTGAGACTGTAGTTTGTGGTAGACCGCTTGGGATTGTAGAGGAGAAATCGAGAAGCCGACATCTACTTGACACTTGGCGACTCTTCTCATCTGGACCAGACCACATATGTGAAGTTTATTCATGGTTCTCGCTCCCTTCTTCTGCAACGGAGCTTTTGCAAATTGGAGTGAAATTCAGAAGAAGACGGAGTGATGAAAATATCCTTATCGTAACCTTCGTGAACGGAGTAATGAAGATTTCACCGATATTTGGGAAACCTTTCCATCTACTGAGAAACCTCGTCTCCATGGAAGAGTGCGATTCGACGGGTCCCCATCAGTATAAGATTACCTCTTATTGCAGGATCATGAATGATCTTATTAAGTCAACCAAAGATGTGGAGCTTCTCATTGAAAAAGGCATTCTTCCGAGGGTCGGCATCAATAATGAGGAGTTGGCTGGTTTCTTTAATGACATTTGCAACAATACTGTCACAACCTCCTCTTATTCTGCGTCATTTGTTGAAATTTCCAGAAGTGTGTGGCTGTATTATAAGAGGCATTGGGTATGGAGATGGATAGCATGGATCAAGCATGACTATTTGCACAATCCATCATCAATATGGTCGGTTTCTAATGCAGTGGTTCTTGTTATAATTCTCACTGCCATACGGACTATATATTCAGTTCTCTCTTACTACAAGTCGACCTAG